DNA from Phocoena phocoena chromosome 1, mPhoPho1.1, whole genome shotgun sequence:
tatcCAAAACTCTCCCAACAGGAGAATACATAATTAGTCACCAAGTATTCATACAATGAATTCTATATGCAGCAGTTAAAATAACTGAACAAAAGTGCATGTACCAAcgtggataaatctcaaaaaacaaagtattgagggaaaaaaagcaaggtgcagaagGATATATACACTATGACACCAGTTATATTAAGTTAAAATATGCTAAACAGTATTACATGTTGTTTATGAGAATATGTATAAGTAAAGGTATAAAAATATTCACGGTGATGATAGTGTGCCAGTTTTGGTATAGTGGATGCCTCTGATGAGACAGGAAAGGGCTAAACATATTCCAGAAGTTAGTCAACCATGtctgtaatatttcattttaaaaataaagtctgaagTAAATATGGCAGAACAATGGGTAAACTGACGTTTATTGTATTAGTCTTTTTAATTTCCCATAGGCTTGATATGTTTCAGTTAAAAAGTgaataactttaaaacaaaacttcaGAATAGACTTCATCTTAATGGATGATAAAATCCCTAATAACTACTaagatttcaataaaatttaaccATAAAATGGTCAAAATTCTCATTGTGAaacataaatatttccattttaagcaAACATGTGTCCACActatcaatcaataaataagagCTATCTAGACATAAATTGATAGCAgggtaaaaaatacataaacatacacacacgtgggtagactggaaatgaGCACTAAAAAGTTAACATAAGCTTGGAAGCTAGAAGGGTTTGGGatgaaattcctttttaaaaaaattaattgactcAATGAATGAAATGTTGAATAAACGTTAAGGAACAAGTGTATTATGTACTTCCTGAAAAGTTGTTACTTTAGAAATCATATAGCAGCAAAGATTTAAATAGTGCTCTAGAAATGTACAGTAAAAAGTAGTCAAGTCCTTTTCGGCCTTCCTCtcaattcatttctttctgttaaatGATCAGGTTAAACAAGCAGGCACACAACAAAATGACACAGGTCAAATCACTATCGAcacttcaagagaaaaaaaaaatcactatcgACACCAAATTTTCAAGGGCAGTGGCACTCAAGAACTCACCCAGTGATACTTTGCTATGCCTTTAATTAAGGCGGGGCTTTTAAAGCTCAATTGTTCCATTCGTGTCTCAAATCAATCAGATGAATTTCACCTTTTACGTGGCCTGAATCCTGATAGCTCGGCACACTTGATAGGTAATTTAATCATCTGTGGTGTAGATGAACGCAAACTCAAATTAGCTACTGAAAGAGTTGGTCTTCTCTGAGATAGCTGTGCTTTTCCACTTTTATGCAAGAGCTGAGCTTCACCAACTGGCTAGCTGGAGGTGTTATTAAAAATTTAGTGAAAGAAACAAAGGTGTGCTCTGGTGTCTCTTGTTACCCTTTCTACTGTTACTCCAGTGGACAAAAGGCATAGGGCCTGCCTCATGAATAATGTGACATGGAATATTCACATGTATTTTTAATGGAGTCAAGTAATAACATTAAGAGAGATATTTGCAATCTTCAAATTTCACACGGTAGCAGGCGCAGTAATTTGTTTTGATTCTGAACTGAGGATAtcaggatatttttttttccaaaaaaagcaCACTAttaacatcaaaattaaaattccacATTTATAGCATAAATAGGAATTATGAAAATGGACCAAAGTTCTAAAAGTCACAAGGGTAGAGCAGGACAGGGCAGCCAGCTAGATTTCAATCAGTTCTACTTACCCCCCAATGTAACTTCTTTACTTTTCAAACCAAGTTGGAAATAATCAACCAATGTGCACAGTGAATCCTGTGAGAAGGTCGTTTTGTGATCTTTATTCACTGGGAACTTTGTTTCCCAGGACACTAGAAAGAGCTTCCTGGATGCTGCAACTGTTCACCCAACAGTTCTGGAAAATTATCTTAAACTGCCTTATAGAGTGAACAAATTTCAATTTTGAATGAGAGTAAACTGACATGTAAAGACATGGTGTTGAAAACCAAGTGAGGATAGCCAAACACCGAGATTTGGAGAGACCGGAGAAAAGCATGCTCAAAGCCAGGGAGAGTCCTATGTGTTCTGTTTGCTTCCTTGGCCCTCAAGCaatttctcttccctctgtgctGGAGAGAGCAGAGCCAGCCAGGATGAAGCAGgagtttattttctctgcttattCACTTACCacctcagcaaatatttattgatctcctactgtgtgccaggcattgttctgggAGCTGAAGATTCAGCAGTGACCAAATATATAAAGCTCCACAGGACActgtgttcactgctgtatccctagcacctagaacagtgccaggcacagactCGGCACTCAATCAATATGGGTGAAATTGATTTGAACAGAAATGGACAAGCTGCTGATGGTCACCATGGGCTGTGCAATACCTTGGCTGGGTATTAGAAAGAGTACAGGTAGTTGGGATTTATGCCAGGACCTTATTCtggtttcattcatttaaagGACTGATTTATTCCCAAAGGTGGGATAGAGCCAGAAATAACCCAGATGCCAATTTTACTGCCCCTCATCAGTCTTCAGATTTATAACTTGCCTTAGGTGAGGCAGCTAATCAGTCTCAGATATTTTCTTTCCCCTCCGTCTCCAGAGAATCAAAGTAGTCAGGTTTGGATTGTGATGATAGAACCATATCTTCATTTTATGGTAAAGGAAACCAGTATCGGGAAGGTCAAAGGATTTGCCCAAGTCACATGGTATGTTGGTGACAGAGTCATGACTAAGACTCAGTCTCTAGACCTAAGGCTCGTAACGCCTTTATTCATCTGGGAGCCTTCTGgcctgtttaaaaacaaaaacaaaaaacctgaaccTCTCAGAATAAAAAGCCCATATACATGTAGGACATCAGAGACTCGGCAAGGTAGGAACTTACTTTTGTATCCCTAGTTTTTCTGCTAAGAAAGAAGGCGCTCAggcacagaagaaaagaaaaaagctcatGAAAACCAGAGCAATTGGATTTTACTCTCTTCTGGATGTTGGCTTGTCTGCTTTACTTTTATACTCTGCTCCAGTTTCCTTCAGTGCCAACTGCCCCTAGAGACCAAAACAAAGTTCTTTCCCAAATTCCCTGCCTAAATGAAAAGCAATATGTAAGAGTCTTAATACTTTATTAACTTAAAACACCActctaataaatatgtattaacaaACATAATGCACTCCAGAAGATCTAAAAACATTTACAAACTTCATCATAGTAAaaacaccacttttttttttcctctgtggtaCGCATGGAGGGTTCAAAGAGTTGAAGACAGAGCCTTCACGTGCCTGCTAGCTTagacatcttaaaaatatcagCTTAACAATAAAAAAACTGAATATACACAAAAATCTTTGAAGTATCTGTTCAGCTATTTTTCATTTACGTTTGATAAAATCCAAACAGTCAGAAGAGAAGTTTCAAgattctgttttaccttctcaGAATTCCTTTGTGTGGGGAGGGAGAATAGACCCAGCTACTTGGAGTTGCGGGGCAGAGGCAGACAGAGACTTTACTCCCTGGCTCCCCAGTACCTAGCATAGGGCCTGAAACCATGGTAACTGGTGGTCAATagacatttgctgaatgaatggatgacaaTCTTGTCCAAAGGCATTGCTCTGTGCTTCCACCTCTTCTGAAGAAGCCTTCACAGGCCTCCTGGAGGGAGGACATCTAATCTCTTCTCACCAAGCCGACTTTTCTTCTGCTCCTTCTTGGGGCAGGAGCCACAGTGTATCTTGTAATTTCAAAAGTATGAAATTCCTTTCCCAAACCAGTTTCTGAACCAGTCTCCAAGTGGAAGAAACGATTCCTCCAACCTTTATAGGCAGCACCCAACAAAAAAGGGGTCAAAAAACTCCtcagaaggaaaacaataaaataacactcattcttcattccagataAAAACATTGATATGTTTACCTTGTAAATGATGATTCCTCCTATTCCACACAAGTATCTGGGGTAGGtcaagaggaggagggaagaaaccTGAAGGACCTTCCTATCTGTGGAACAGGGCTGGGAATAGGAAGGACTGTGAGGCCCGGTATTTTATCTGATTGCCTCTCCACTTGGAGTCTTCAGATGTAGAGGAGCCTATTGGGTGAGTCCCATACCCAGGCAGTCATTTGGTTCCCACTCCAGGCTGAAATTTCAAAAGGTAACTTATCCCCTCCGGCGGCtccagggagaaaagggaagggggatCACCCTGGTGGGATCTGCGGAAGTGGCTGGCGGCAAGTGGGAAGGCTGCCCTCCGTAGTGTTGCCTGCGTAACTGCGCCTGCAGCCAGCCAAGGCGCTCACTTGAGCCCATGCTGCGTCTCCCGGTGCCGCCTGAGGTCCACCTTCCTCTGGAAGCCCTTTCCACACAGGTCGCAGCCGAAGGGCTTGAAGCCTGTGTGCTTGCGGCTGTGGGTGATGAGGTTGGAGCTCTGGCTGAATGCCTTGCCACACACCTGGCACTTGTGGGGCTTCTCACCTACAGagatggaagggggaggggaggaagcatGAGTCTATGATAGAGCTAGAGGGGACTCACTGTGACCCGCAAGCTCTTGGCAGCTTGGAGGGTGCCCTGTGTGGCAGTGCAAGTCCCGGGAAGCCAGGGGTGCACCAGGTGAAAGGGAGACTCTCCGGGTGGGGGTTCCCAGCCAGAGGCCCCAAACCGTTTCCTGCTAAACGGAAACAACAAAGGCCACGTGCCCTCCCCAAACACACAGCTGAATCCGCCCTGGGAGGACTCCCTTGGCTTTAGAAGTAGAGAGCTCCCACAGCAGATGTTCAGCGCAAGGGGCCGGGGTGCTGTCTTTCAAACCACGTGACTCTGCTCTAATTGAGAGGAAGTTTTCAAATCTGAGTTTCCAAGTGGGTGTTGGTTTGTATGGACCAGTGAGCCTGTCTTCTTTCTTGCTCTTGGAGGACAACAGGATGTATTTGAAAGCATGGGCATTTCTagaagtcttatttttaaaaaaatccacatctGAGTCACAAAGTATTTCTTAAGGCAGCTGATCCTTTTCTATCTTGATTTTACTCTCTTTTTTACGAGGTTAATCACAGGATTCTTTATATACCAGCAACTCTTCACCATAGATTAATAAATAGcagacaggcttccctggtggcgcagtggttaagaatccacctgccaatgcaggggacatgggttcaagtcctggtccgggaagatcccacatgccgcagagcaactaagcccgtgcgccacaactactgagcctgcgctccagagcccgcgagccacaacgcctgaagcccgggtgcctagagcccgtgctccgcaacaagagaagccaccgcaatgagaagcccacacaccgctacaaagagcagcctccgctcgctgcaactagagaaagccgatccacagcaacgaagacccaacgcagccaaaaataaataaataaaataaagtacctTTAAATAAGTAACAGAAAAGGGTTTGTTTTCCCCCCAATTCATATGCTGTTTAACATTTGGGAAAGTAGCATGATTTTCCAAATAGCCTCAGCATGGCATTATAGTCAGGGTTTGGCCttggaaaaaatgcaaaatagattAAGTCTGTTTTTGAGGAACCCTCTGTTCCTCTTGCTGTACCCCTTTCTATCTTTGTGCTTCAGGTTTCCTTGATAAGGAACCAATCATCAAAACTTATCCTATCCCTTAGGGTCAAATAAATCTGAGAAACGAATTCTAGCTATAATGTAAATGTTTGATAAGGGCTTAATGTTTCATTCAGTCAAGATCCTAGTTGCATTTTGGTGAGCGTCTTGAATACCTTTACTCAAAAGGAGCGAGTTGCATGGAAATTTCAGGCAAGAGAGCATGATTAAAGTAGGATATTTTTCTAGGTTTTCTGATGGGGGCATCTACACTGCCCAAGCATATTTGTAAACATCAACGGTGATTGTTTGGAACACAGTGCAATTTGTTTTAAGTCAGTATTcatcttctaaaataaaataaaattctggatCTTGTGTAAATGTCTTGTTGACTATTAAAGAGAGTGCTCCTGgcattaaacctgccacctacacACAATCAAAATATTAGAGAAAGAGTTCAGGATTGGAAGCCAGAGCATTCCACAGCCCTATGATTTACTCTCAGTCTGACCTTTGGTAAATCATTCCATCTCTCTGAGTTTCAGGATGGTAAGAGCAGCTCCTTCTACTATATGGGACAGCAGTAAGAATCAAATGAAGAGATAGATTTGAAAGCACTTTGTACATTATAAAGCATCATAATGGGTAAAGGCTTATCATTGTTATGACAAACTGGCTGATATTTTGAAAAGGGCAATAAGTGAATAGAAGCTTTCTGTATCCACCAATCCCCTTGGTTTTGAAAATAGAATATAATAAACACTGGTCAACAGGATAGACATTTGAGAGCAGACAGACCTGAATTCaagtcctggctttgccacttgctAGCAATATGACCCTGGGTgggtgcctcactttcctcatctctaaaatggggataaggagTAGTCTCTACCTCCCTGAGTTGTTGTGagcataaaatgagataatgcattttaaaagcgCTTAGCAGAAAAAGCCTAGTAATAGTTACCATTTTTTCCCTTGCTCTGTCAGAATAAGCTGTCAGACTCCTAAAAATGTAGCCAAGAGGTCACACATAAGACCCTCCCCCAAAAGGCTGGGTGGTAGCCCTAGAGAAAGTCTCAATCTCTAGGTAAACATTTAGAGCAACACTCTGAGAGGACCCTGGAGCTTCATATTTCACCTAGAGCAGGCAGCAGTTGGAGCGGCTGCTAAACTAGAGGAAAATATTCTTTGCAAGGATAGAAAACTTGCAGCTGACCTGCTGAGTGGTTCTTCAGATCTAACCCCCAATCAAAGCCTCTCTGGGGAGAACCACATATGTAAATGAACCTAAGAGAATCTGTgcctcttgttttgtttttttttaacacacatgCAGTGATTAACTCCATCTGGAAGGCCCTTTCCACCACTCATTCTGGGGCAAGAAGATCACAAAGAAGGTGAATTATGTTGGCCTCAGGGAGAAAAACAATGACCTCCAGCCCCCCTTTCCACCCCTCAACAGGTGTTTCCCACAAGCCAAGGGCCTTCAGCTCACCAGTGTGGATGAAGGTGTGTTTCTTCATGTCTGATTTCTGGTGGAACCTCTTGCCACAGTACTGACAGGGGTAGGGCCGGGTGTCTGAGTGGATGAGCAGGTGTGTGGACAGTGTAGATGACCTCTTGAAGCTCTTGCCACAGATCTTACAGTCAAAGCTCCGTTCCTGCAGAGAGAAAGAGGTGATTACTATTGCAATGGTCTAGGCTGCCATTCTCCTCACCACCAACCTGACACTAAAATCCCCAAAGCTAGGGCTCTCCCTTCCTTCAGACTCCCCTTCCCCATAGCCTGCCCCATTatcctctctcctcccatttATTTCCAACCTCCACCCTTCCCACCCATATCTTCTACCCCTTTAACACTTTTTCAACCCAAACACTTTTCAGCCACAAACTTCCACACCCCTTGGCCAAAACGTATCCCCACCCTGCATTTTTGACACCAATTTACAAACACTTCTCCACCCTCCTCAACAGAAGGCTTAGACCTCAGTCACTTGAGAggctcctcccccctccccccagccagtGTGGATGTTGAAGGAGACGGGAGAATACTCTTTTTAGTAAATAGGTCTCTGTAAGTAAGCATTCTTCTGTCATAGTTACTTGTGAACTTATTTGCTTATCTACGTAGCCTCTATCTCTCAGCTAAACTGTAATCTCTGTGAGGGTATCCTGTCAGGGACCCGGTGTGTTACTGGATTCTCATGTACCTAGCACCTGGAAGTtgagcaacaaatatttataagtgAATAACTGAAAGAACAGAGGGACAAATACTGGATGCTCTAAATGAGCTGAGATTCCTCTTCTTCAGTCAGGAGGGGTCAATGCAGATTAAGTGACGGCCATTTGGTGAAAAGAAAGAGGCCAAGAAACAGCGCTAATAAATCTGACATATCCGCTGCAAGAGTGCATACAAGCCCTTCTCAAACCCAAAGTAATGATGGGGATCACATTCTGGAGTCTCACAATGATGTGATACCAAGCTCCAGGGCTGCCTCGAGCCCTGAGCCGGCAACCACGCACCTTTCCCTGCACGCCTACGTCTGAGCAAGGGGACGTGGCAGAGGAGACTGGGGGCAGTCGGGGCAAGTCCAAGGAGAAAGGTGCCAGGCGGAGAGCGGTCGGTGCTGCACAAAGAAGCAGAAGATGCCGGAACGCGAAAACCTGAGCAGGGCGGCGCGCGGCCGTGCGTCCCGCGCTTACCTGCGAGTGCACGGCTTTGTGCTGCTCCAGGCTCACCGCGTGCCCGAAGGTCTTGCCGCATATCTCGCACGCAAAGGGTCTCGTGCCGCTGTGGGACCTGCGCACGTGCACCTCGAGCCCGTGCGGTGTGGAGAACACCTGAGGCGGGTGGGGCCGGGGAGAGGGCCGCTGAGAGGGGCCGAGGGGCGCGGACGCTGGCTGGgcgcgggccgggggcggggacGCGGGACCGCTAAAGCCAGGCGCGAGGGAGCCTCACCTTGCTGCACTTGATGCACTTGTAGGCGCCGCCGCCCATTAGCAGGCGGGTGCACAGCAGCTCCGACTCCACCTTGACGCCGGTGCCCTTGTCGCCGTGCAGCCCGTGGCCGCTCTCCGGGTACAGTCCGCCGGTCGCCGGCCTCTCGTACAGTCCTGCCGCCGCGGGCCCAAAGTCGCGGTAGAGCCCCAGGCCCGCGCCGCCGGCAGCTCCGCCTCCTGCGCTGCCTCCCCCGGGTGCCCCGGCCCCCGCGCCGCCAGCAGCCCGGTCCCGGCCGTACAGCGCCGCGGGGTGGCCTGGCTCCGGGGCGCGCTCGCAGAAGAGGCCCAGGCCGGCGCCGCGCTCCAGGGCCGCGCACGGCCTGTAGCTCTGCACCAGGTGCCGCAGGTCGGAACCCGCCAGACCGCTCCACGAGTACGGCTTGAAGGGCAGGGGGAAGGGCTGAACTTCGTCCAGCGAGGGGCACACCGACTTCTCTGAGGCTGTGGAGGAACAAGAGGGCGTTCGGTTAGGTCAGGCCTGAGACCCGGCGGTGTCGGCCAGTCGGTGTGTCTGCGAAGTGCCAGGCACCCAGCCCTTGTGCAGCACTCGGTGCGCCAGGCCTCTCGCTGcgtgccagggaagcccccaggttcAAACGCCGGCCGGGTCCCTGGGGCCTCGAGGACACTGGAGGCGACAAGGCAGCACACAGAAACTTTTCTGGCTGGACCAACACATCTGGCGGCCCCATAGAGAAAGACGCGCCACGCTTCAAAAATGCTCCGAGCAGAGCGGAGCTGCGCGGGAGGAGAAAGCGGCGGCCGTTCCGGCCCTGGACGGAGCCTGTGGGCAGAGGGCCCAGCTCCGGCGCTCTCCCGGCCCCTACGTGTTCC
Protein-coding regions in this window:
- the GFI1 gene encoding zinc finger protein Gfi-1 → MPRSFLVKSKKAHSYHQPRSPGPDYSLRLENVLAPGGADSTSSTGGAKAEPRGRLSPESQLTEAPDRASTSPGSCEGSVCDRSSEFEDFWRPPSPSVSPASEKSVCPSLDEVQPFPLPFKPYSWSGLAGSDLRHLVQSYRPCAALERGAGLGLFCERAPEPGHPAALYGRDRAAGGAGAGAPGGGSAGGGAAGGAGLGLYRDFGPAAAGLYERPATGGLYPESGHGLHGDKGTGVKVESELLCTRLLMGGGAYKCIKCSKVFSTPHGLEVHVRRSHSGTRPFACEICGKTFGHAVSLEQHKAVHSQERSFDCKICGKSFKRSSTLSTHLLIHSDTRPYPCQYCGKRFHQKSDMKKHTFIHTGEKPHKCQVCGKAFSQSSNLITHSRKHTGFKPFGCDLCGKGFQRKVDLRRHRETQHGLK